The genomic DNA TCTGCCGCTTGGTCAGGTCTTCCTCGTTCATGCCACGGTGGGTGAAGCGGCTGGAGTGGATGAGATTGCGGACGGCGACTTCGATCAGTTTGCCGATGAAATGCGTGACCAGGGCGGTCAGAAGCAGCACGGTCAGGATAAGCGGGCCATGCCGAAGGACCCACGAGGCAATGTCGCTCAAAGCTAAAACATCCATGGTCTGGTTGACGGTTTCGTTCATTTCCTTATAGTATACCGTGAATTTACAGATAGGCTACAATAGGACACATATGAAATTGCCCCAGGAAGAATGGCAGAAGGCTGCCCAGTTACTACGCAAAGGCCAGATCGGCATCCTTCGGACCGATACTATTTATGGTATCGTCGCACGGGCCGATGATGAGCAGGCGGTGCGCCGCATTCACGATGTCCGCTCGCGCGAGCCAGGCAAGGCGTATATCGTGCTGGCCGCCGACGAAGGCCACCTGTATGACCCGCTGCCAGACATTACCCGGCAGTCCCTGCGCCAGCTTTGGCCTGGTCCGGTCAGCGTAGCACTGCCAGCCCGCCGTTCACCAGTCTGGTTGCCGCTGATTGACAACACGCTGGCATACCGCATCCCGGCACCCATCTGGCTGCGTGAGCTGCTGGAAGTGACGGGGCCGCTGTTGGCGCCGAGCGCCAATCCTGGCGGCCACCCGCCGGCCCGCACTATCGAAGAGGCGCACGCCTACTTCGGCGACTCAGTTGATTTTTACCTGGACGGTGGAACGGTCGCCCCCGACACGCCCCCGTCCCAGCTCTATACGCTCCTGTCCGACGGCTCGCTTAAGCGCCTGCGGTAAGCCCGGCGGCCTTTTGCCGCACCCAACCGTCAACGTTGCCTGCGCCCATGACGATCACCAGTTTGCCGGCGGCGCGGGCCTGGCTGATCTCCTGCCAGAGTGCGTCGTCCATCTCGGCCGGCACGGCGGCGGCACGGTTCTGCAGACCTGCAATCAACTCGGCAGGGCTTAGCACCGGCAGAGCAGGATCCTCCCGGCTCAGATACGTCGGCAGCCAGTAGATGCGCTCGGCTTTCATCATGCAGTCGGCGTACTCTGCGCGCAGCTCATGCTGGCGGCGGTTCTGGTGCGGCTGGTACACCAGGACGACATGCTCGTTCAATTCGGCGGCCATCTGCATGACGGCGGTGATTTCGACGGGGTGGTGGCCGTAATCGGTGTAGAGATTCTCGGCCAAGCGCTCAAACCGCCGGCTGGAGCCTGGAAAGTCGGCGATGGCGGCCTTGAGGGCCTCCAGGCTGATGCCCGTTGCCTGGTTGACGATAGAAATGGCGATCATGGCATTGCGGCGGTAGTGCTCGCCCGGCAGGCGTATGTCATCCAGCAGCGGATCCTTGCCGAGCGGCCGTACGCCCGGCAGGCCGGCGGCTGCAAAATAAGCGGCATCAGCTTCCCAAAGATAGGTAGTATCGGATCTGGTGATGAAATCGCGGAAGGCCTGTTTGTAGTCTTCACGCGTGGGGTAGGTGTCGACATGGTCGTAATCGACGGAGACGATGCCGGCGATGCGAGGGTGGTAGTGCAGGAAATTGCGGTCGAACTCATCACACTCGTAAACAAAATACCGGCTGGCCGCATTGAACAGGCCGCTCGGGCCAAAACTGACCGGCGCACCGACAGAGTAGCTGACCGGCTGCTCAAACCGCTGAAACAGCCAGGTGACCATGGCGGTGGTGGTGGTTTTGCCGTGGGTGCCGGCTACGGCAATGAGCTGCAGGTTGCGGATACGGATAATTTCGGCCAGCAACTCATCGCGTTTACTGGTGCGGATGCCAAGCGTACCGGCCAGCACCAGTTCGGGGTGGTCGGCGGGCAGGGCGGAAGTATAGACGAACCAATCAATCGGCTGGCTGTCGTGCTCGGCCTGCAGAGCGCTGCCATCCTGGCCGATATGGACGGTGACGCCGCGTTGCCGCAACTGTTGTGTCACCGGGCTTTCGGACAGGTCCGACCCGACCACCAGGTAGCCGGCATCGGCCGCGATCTCGGCCAACGGGCCGATACCGACGCCGCCCAGGCCAGAAAAGTAAATCCTCATACAGGGCATTATGCGATACTGTGCCGCCGCGGGCAAGCGGCGGCGCCCCTGTGTTCAGGCTGTCGGATATGCGCTATACTAAGGGATAGCATCCAGTCAAGAGCAAACACCTCAATAAGCAAATGAAACCGTTATTCACCCACATCCTGCACCGGCTGTTGTGGCGCCAACATTTTTGGCGTCATATCGGTTTCAGTGAGCTCGCCGAGTTGTACGCGCTGCGCATGCTGCGTTCGGTCGCCATCAACATGATCGGCATCTTCGTGGCGGTCTATCTGTTCCGCAATGGTTATTCCATCATGTTCATCCTGGGCTTCTTTGCGGTCTACTACCTGGTGCGGGCGCTCAGCTGTGTGCCGGCGGCATACATCATCGGCTATATCGGCCCCAAGCATGCGACGCTGCTGAGCAATATCATGTTCCTGCCGTCGTTCATCGCCCTGTATCTTATTCCCGAACTGGGAAGTGTCATGCTGCTGGTCTATCTGGTGCCGCAGGCGTTTGGTAATGCGCTGTTCAACATCAGCTACAATGTCGACTTCTCCAAAGTGAAGCACGGCGAGCATGCCGGCAAGGAAATCGGCTTTATGCAGATAATGGACCGTATCGGTACGGCGCTCAGTCCACTGATCGGCGGTCTTATCGCCCTAGCGTTCGGGCCGCAGGTCACTATCATCGTGGCCCTCGCCCTGTTCGTAGTGGCGGCGATTCCATTGTTCTTTACGCCGGAGCCGGTAGAGACGCACCGGCGGGTGCATCTGCGCCACTTCCCGTGGCGTGAGTACAAACGGCCGCTGCTGTCACAGGTCGGTATCGGCGCGGATGTCATCGCTTCCAGTATCATCTGGCCGCTGTTCCTGGTGC from Candidatus Saccharibacteria bacterium includes the following:
- a CDS encoding L-threonylcarbamoyladenylate synthase translates to MKLPQEEWQKAAQLLRKGQIGILRTDTIYGIVARADDEQAVRRIHDVRSREPGKAYIVLAADEGHLYDPLPDITRQSLRQLWPGPVSVALPARRSPVWLPLIDNTLAYRIPAPIWLRELLEVTGPLLAPSANPGGHPPARTIEEAHAYFGDSVDFYLDGGTVAPDTPPSQLYTLLSDGSLKRLR
- a CDS encoding MFS transporter, with the translated sequence MKPLFTHILHRLLWRQHFWRHIGFSELAELYALRMLRSVAINMIGIFVAVYLFRNGYSIMFILGFFAVYYLVRALSCVPAAYIIGYIGPKHATLLSNIMFLPSFIALYLIPELGSVMLLVYLVPQAFGNALFNISYNVDFSKVKHGEHAGKEIGFMQIMDRIGTALSPLIGGLIALAFGPQVTIIVALALFVVAAIPLFFTPEPVETHRRVHLRHFPWREYKRPLLSQVGIGADVIASSIIWPLFLVLVVFTSGSDEVYAQIGGIASVTIFASLIIAKIYGTLIDKRRGKQLLAYSVIGNSSLHLVRFLIGTPLAAVAFNIINEVMTTGYYMPYMKGLYDTADRDEEFRVTYLAVSDIVASLGGIMLLLIAMACIAITNSEVVGFQVQYVMAALMTLLIAAHGFPIYKRSH